From Carassius gibelio isolate Cgi1373 ecotype wild population from Czech Republic chromosome B23, carGib1.2-hapl.c, whole genome shotgun sequence, the proteins below share one genomic window:
- the LOC128011375 gene encoding uncharacterized protein LOC128011375 isoform X2, whose product MDKMFHIVVFDKTNEVEVVPSVWIKNGECMWPPNKIDITKAVKSQESPGDDWKPHKARIIFTSHDYKEARRKLPLAVDHTDIDQTDGGDSPITFQRKRIPKNILFPGEDDDDDNAMEEHLKEPKSRKGRYSIPDAPKIARHANKLDPGKPNCPKIFHSTLALHNDEMEGIKATKSKKKRYALPNAPVISREQISPAVDNLHLSGQGRTDLHSRDHSSPDVSLHGQSSPHLRPHGQKSPNLLPSCYSPDLYADCHSTPEIHSSQQTSIAMLSSGWNFLSESCTLSKSSTETLLSQANVEVRRPAHKSKEIHKKKHSEPSTLPQPHQTTDIEQTSSHQIFLLRNILTKQEMLMDQMRIIMKTLQCMQSSQETEIGLDRNLLPLKDLTSLQSMEGNLRSTPDLHKQLVNTLALKGGADVQESVWRIMHGLFTNSLARKVNMRGLNGKISFLRLQIRDVVIAAVRRNRLTSDATEKDIDSTVKRWLYLAPDRDGGRKERMKSKVLKDNMTG is encoded by the exons ATGGATAAG ATGTTTCACATTGTTGTCTTTGACAAGACAAATGAGGTTGAAGTTGTGCCTTCAGTCTGGATTAAAAATGGAGAGTGCATGTGGCCTCCAAATAAGATAGATATAACAAAAGCTGTGAAATCACAGGAGAGTCCTGGAGATGACTGGAAGCCCCATAAGGCCAGAATTATTTTCACGTCAC ATGACTACAAGGAAGCTAGACGCAAACTACCACTTGCTGTTGATCACACAGACATTGATCAGACCGATGGAGGAGACTCACCAATTACATTTCAAAGAAAAAGAAT ACCCAAGAACATTCTTTTCCCTGGAGAAGACGACGACGATGATAATGCGATGGAAGAGCACCTGAAAGAACCAAAATCAAGAAAAGG AAGGTATTCTATACCCGATGCTCCGAAAATTGCTAGACATGCCAACAAATTAGACCCAGGAAAGCCAAACTGCCCTAAGATCTTCCACAGTACTCTTGCCCTCCACAATGATGAGATGGAAGGAATTAAAGCAACAAAGtccaaaaaaaa GAGGTATGCCTTACCTAATGCTCCAGTGATCTCTAGGGAACAGATTTCTCCTGCAGTAGACAACCTCCACCTTAGTGGCCAAGGCAGAACTGACCTTCATTCACGCGATCATAGCAGTCCTGATGTTAGCCTACATGGCCAAAGCAGTCCTCACCTTCGTCCACATGGCCAAAAGAGTCCCAATCTTCTCCCAAGTTGCTACAGTCCTGACTTGTATGCAGATTGCCACAGCACTCCTGAGATCCACTCAAGTCAGCAGACCAGCATTGCTATGTTATCATCGGGCTGGAATTTTCTCTCCGAGAGTTGTACATTAAGTAAATCAAGCACTGAGACCCTTTTAAGCCAAGCCAACGTTGAGGTCAGAAGACCAGCCCATAAAAGTAAAGAGATCCATAAAAAAAAGCACTCCGAACCTTCGACGCTCCCTCAGCCACACCAGACCACGGACATCGAGCAAACATCCAGTCACCAAATTT TTCTTCTTCGTAATATATTAACAAAACAGGAGATGCTTATGGACCAAATGCGAATTATCATGAAGACCCTCCAGTGTATGCAATCAAGTCAGGAGACAGAGATAGGCCTAGATCGAAATTTGTTGCCTCTCAAAGATCTCACTTCTCTACAGAGCATGGAGGGCAATCTGCGGAGTACTCCTGACCTCCATAAGCAATTG GTAAACACTCTGGCTCTTAAAGGTGGGGCGGATGTGCAGGAGTCTGTTTGGAGAATCATGCATGGTCTGTTTACCAACTCCTTGGCGAGGAAAGTTAACATGAGAGGATTGAATGGAAAGATTAGCTTCCTACGCCTACAGATACGAGATGTTGTGATTG CGGCTGTGAGACGTAACCGTCTAACATCCGATGCCACAGAGAAAGACATTGATTCCACCGTTAAAAGATGGCTGTATCTGGCCCCAGACAGAGATGGTGGACGGAAAGAAAGGATGAAGAGCAAAGTGCTTAAGGACAATATGACTGGTTAA
- the LOC128011375 gene encoding uncharacterized protein LOC128011375 isoform X1, whose product MDKMFHIVVFDKTNEVEVVPSVWIKNGECMWPPNKIDITKAVKSQESPGDDWKPHKARIIFTSHDYKEARRKLPLAVDHTDIDQTDGGDSPITFQRKRIPKNILFPGEDDDDDNAMEEHLKEPKSRKGRRYSIPDAPKIARHANKLDPGKPNCPKIFHSTLALHNDEMEGIKATKSKKKRYALPNAPVISREQISPAVDNLHLSGQGRTDLHSRDHSSPDVSLHGQSSPHLRPHGQKSPNLLPSCYSPDLYADCHSTPEIHSSQQTSIAMLSSGWNFLSESCTLSKSSTETLLSQANVEVRRPAHKSKEIHKKKHSEPSTLPQPHQTTDIEQTSSHQIFLLRNILTKQEMLMDQMRIIMKTLQCMQSSQETEIGLDRNLLPLKDLTSLQSMEGNLRSTPDLHKQLVNTLALKGGADVQESVWRIMHGLFTNSLARKVNMRGLNGKISFLRLQIRDVVIAAVRRNRLTSDATEKDIDSTVKRWLYLAPDRDGGRKERMKSKVLKDNMTG is encoded by the exons ATGGATAAG ATGTTTCACATTGTTGTCTTTGACAAGACAAATGAGGTTGAAGTTGTGCCTTCAGTCTGGATTAAAAATGGAGAGTGCATGTGGCCTCCAAATAAGATAGATATAACAAAAGCTGTGAAATCACAGGAGAGTCCTGGAGATGACTGGAAGCCCCATAAGGCCAGAATTATTTTCACGTCAC ATGACTACAAGGAAGCTAGACGCAAACTACCACTTGCTGTTGATCACACAGACATTGATCAGACCGATGGAGGAGACTCACCAATTACATTTCAAAGAAAAAGAAT ACCCAAGAACATTCTTTTCCCTGGAGAAGACGACGACGATGATAATGCGATGGAAGAGCACCTGAAAGAACCAAAATCAAGAAAAGG CAGAAGGTATTCTATACCCGATGCTCCGAAAATTGCTAGACATGCCAACAAATTAGACCCAGGAAAGCCAAACTGCCCTAAGATCTTCCACAGTACTCTTGCCCTCCACAATGATGAGATGGAAGGAATTAAAGCAACAAAGtccaaaaaaaa GAGGTATGCCTTACCTAATGCTCCAGTGATCTCTAGGGAACAGATTTCTCCTGCAGTAGACAACCTCCACCTTAGTGGCCAAGGCAGAACTGACCTTCATTCACGCGATCATAGCAGTCCTGATGTTAGCCTACATGGCCAAAGCAGTCCTCACCTTCGTCCACATGGCCAAAAGAGTCCCAATCTTCTCCCAAGTTGCTACAGTCCTGACTTGTATGCAGATTGCCACAGCACTCCTGAGATCCACTCAAGTCAGCAGACCAGCATTGCTATGTTATCATCGGGCTGGAATTTTCTCTCCGAGAGTTGTACATTAAGTAAATCAAGCACTGAGACCCTTTTAAGCCAAGCCAACGTTGAGGTCAGAAGACCAGCCCATAAAAGTAAAGAGATCCATAAAAAAAAGCACTCCGAACCTTCGACGCTCCCTCAGCCACACCAGACCACGGACATCGAGCAAACATCCAGTCACCAAATTT TTCTTCTTCGTAATATATTAACAAAACAGGAGATGCTTATGGACCAAATGCGAATTATCATGAAGACCCTCCAGTGTATGCAATCAAGTCAGGAGACAGAGATAGGCCTAGATCGAAATTTGTTGCCTCTCAAAGATCTCACTTCTCTACAGAGCATGGAGGGCAATCTGCGGAGTACTCCTGACCTCCATAAGCAATTG GTAAACACTCTGGCTCTTAAAGGTGGGGCGGATGTGCAGGAGTCTGTTTGGAGAATCATGCATGGTCTGTTTACCAACTCCTTGGCGAGGAAAGTTAACATGAGAGGATTGAATGGAAAGATTAGCTTCCTACGCCTACAGATACGAGATGTTGTGATTG CGGCTGTGAGACGTAACCGTCTAACATCCGATGCCACAGAGAAAGACATTGATTCCACCGTTAAAAGATGGCTGTATCTGGCCCCAGACAGAGATGGTGGACGGAAAGAAAGGATGAAGAGCAAAGTGCTTAAGGACAATATGACTGGTTAA